One Vigna unguiculata cultivar IT97K-499-35 chromosome 7, ASM411807v1, whole genome shotgun sequence genomic region harbors:
- the LOC114190256 gene encoding 60S ribosomal protein L22-2-like, giving the protein MSRGGVTAAKGKKKGVTFTIDCAKPVEDKIMDIASLEKFLQERIKVAGKAGALGDTVAVAREKTKIIVTSDSNFSKRYLKYLTKKYLKKHNVRDWLRVIASNKDRSVYELRYFNIAENEGEEED; this is encoded by the exons ATGAGTCGAGGAGGTGTAACTGCTGCGAAGGGCAAGAAGAAGGGGGTGACATTCACCATTGACTGTGCAAAGCCAGTGGAGGACAAGATCATGGACATTGCGTCTCTCGAGAAGTTCCTTCAAGAGAGGATTAAGGTTGCTGGCAAGGCCGGTGCTCTCGGTGACACAGTCGCCGTCGCACGCGAGAAGACCAAAATCATTGTTACTTCCGACAGCAACTTCTCTAAAcg GTACCTCAAGTACTTGACTAAGAAGTATTTGAAGAAGCACAATGTGCGTGACTGGCTCAGAGTGATTGCTTCTAACAAAGATAGAAGCGTTTATGAACTGAGGTACTTCAATATCGCTGAGAAtgaaggagaggaagaagattAG
- the LOC114192799 gene encoding uncharacterized protein LOC114192799: protein MSEAKSQVESLRKWVVEHKLRAVGCLWLSGITGSIAYNWSRPNMKPSVKIIHARLHAQALTLGALVGAALVEYYDVKKGTKTF, encoded by the exons ATGTCGGAAGCTAAGAGTCAAGTCGAATCCTTGAGGAAATGGGTCGTCGAGCACAAGCTTCGAGCTGTTG GGTGTCTGTGGCTCAGCGGTATCACGGGGTCAATTGCGTACAACTGGTCTCGACCCAACATGAAACCCAGTGTGAAGATCATTCACGCAAG GTTGCACGCACAGGCACTTACACTGGGAGCATTAGTCGGTGCTGCGCTGGTAGAATATTATGATGTTAAGAAAGGAACAAAGACTTTCTAA